Proteins encoded by one window of Orbaceae bacterium BiB:
- a CDS encoding zf-TFIIB domain-containing protein, which translates to MHCPKCKTVSLNYGYLEHNLPSKVCPSCQGHWLLLDDYLNWKNALINDSSLMTDLESKINVEEIIDTKHALICPISGILMTKFRITKQTEHRLDVSSATGGIWIDKGEWELLKKFNLAQQLNHIFTTSWQNKIRTEMTREVLAKLYIDRFGEEDYYKLAEIKQWIDQHPQKEYIKSFLFSHDPWSTVK; encoded by the coding sequence GTGCACTGTCCTAAATGTAAAACAGTATCGCTAAATTATGGATACTTAGAACATAATTTGCCTAGCAAAGTCTGCCCATCTTGCCAAGGTCATTGGTTACTTTTAGATGACTATCTCAATTGGAAAAATGCACTAATTAATGATTCTTCATTAATGACAGACTTAGAAAGTAAAATAAATGTTGAAGAAATTATTGATACTAAACATGCCTTAATTTGCCCTATTTCGGGGATTTTAATGACTAAATTTCGTATTACTAAACAAACAGAGCACCGCCTTGATGTCTCTTCAGCAACAGGAGGAATATGGATCGATAAAGGTGAGTGGGAACTGTTAAAAAAATTTAATCTAGCTCAACAACTTAATCACATATTTACAACATCTTGGCAAAATAAAATTCGTACTGAAATGACCAGAGAAGTGCTTGCAAAACTTTATATTGACCGCTTTGGTGAAGAGGACTATTACAAACTAGCAGAAATCAAACAATGGATAGATCAACACCCACAAAAAGAATATATAAAATCTTTTTTATTTAGTCATGATCCTTGGTCTACAGTCAAATAA
- a CDS encoding pyruvate carboxylase, translating to MKQIRSILVANRSEIAIRIFRAAYELGIRTVGIFSIEDRLALHRLKADESYLVGKGKKPIEAYLDIDDIIRIAKEANVDAIHPGYGFLSENPDFADACEKAGIAFIGPKGDVMRNLGNKIAARHMAEVAKVPVVPATEALPRDIEEVKKMANAVGYPFMLKASWGGGGRGMRIVENEAELEPAINVARREAKAAFGNDEVFLEKLIRRARHVEVQILADKHGNQVHLFERDCTVQRRNQKVVERAPAPYFNEQQREELCQAALRLVKAANYTHAGTVEFLYDVDDGKFYFIEVNPRIQVEHTVTEEVTGIDIVKAQIRITEGYQIGDEKSYVPTQQNIHLQGHALQCRVTTENPENHFTPDYGRISVYRSASGSGIRLDAGTAYTGAVISPYYDSLLVKVTSRGRSVEEATSTMVRALREFRIRGLSSNLLFLQNVILHPSFNKGDYTTRFIDTTPELFKFEKPQDRATKLLEFFGEVAVNGNPEMKGREIPKLPLSMPILPNFKLGYEIPKGSKDRLQQLGINGFIEWMKNTPQALITDTSMRDAHQSLFATRMRTHDMLEIAPYYARMLPELFSLECWGGATFDTAMRFLKEDPWERLIQLRKAVPNILLQMLLRSSNAVGYTNYADNVVKFFVKQAADNGIDLFRVFDSLNWVDNMRVAIDAVLDSGKLCEGTICYTGDLLDTKRSKYDLNYYIKLAKQLEKSGVHILGIKDMAGVCRPEAARTLVKALKQEVGMPIHFHTHDTSGISAASVLAALDSGCDAIDAAMDALSGMTSQPNLGSIVAALEHTPRDPGLNRESLLQISNYWEGVRALYKPFDVNIAGTSDVYNHEMPGGQYTNLREQARAMGLADRWPEVSRAYRDVNTLFGDIVKVTPTSKVVGDLAIYMVVNNLTIEDVANPDYEIDFPASVVSMMKGELGFPPDGFPSAIQQRILKGEEPIKGRVGQFLPPVDLEKTRAELAKLCNKPLDEIDDKELAAYLMYPKVYLDYQAYVEKYSDVSKIPTANFFYGLQNQEEVNIEIEKGKVIVISRTGRAENDDSGLAKIFFEMNGQPRTIAVAEAGKEQKSNQKRIAESGNPKHISAPMPGMIALLLVKSGQKVTKGEAILSIEAMKMETTITAECDGVVKNVYVKPGSVIETNDLLVELA from the coding sequence ATGAAACAGATTCGTAGTATTTTGGTTGCTAACCGTAGTGAGATTGCTATTCGTATTTTTCGTGCTGCTTATGAGCTTGGTATTCGAACGGTAGGTATTTTTTCTATTGAAGATCGTTTAGCTTTACACCGATTAAAAGCCGATGAATCCTATTTGGTTGGTAAAGGTAAAAAACCAATTGAAGCGTATCTGGATATTGATGATATTATCCGTATTGCTAAAGAAGCAAATGTTGATGCCATTCACCCAGGTTATGGCTTTTTATCTGAAAATCCTGATTTTGCTGATGCATGTGAAAAAGCAGGAATTGCATTTATTGGCCCTAAAGGCGATGTTATGCGTAATTTGGGTAATAAAATTGCGGCTCGTCATATGGCTGAAGTGGCTAAGGTTCCAGTTGTTCCTGCAACAGAAGCATTACCTCGCGATATTGAAGAAGTCAAAAAAATGGCAAATGCTGTTGGCTACCCATTTATGCTTAAAGCAAGTTGGGGTGGTGGTGGCCGTGGAATGCGAATTGTTGAAAACGAAGCGGAGCTAGAGCCAGCGATCAATGTTGCACGGCGCGAAGCTAAAGCCGCATTTGGTAATGATGAAGTTTTTTTAGAAAAATTAATTCGTCGCGCCCGACATGTTGAAGTGCAAATTCTTGCTGATAAACATGGTAACCAAGTTCACTTATTTGAACGTGATTGTACTGTACAGCGCCGTAATCAAAAAGTTGTTGAACGAGCACCCGCTCCCTATTTCAATGAACAGCAACGAGAAGAGTTATGCCAAGCTGCTTTGCGCTTAGTTAAAGCGGCTAATTATACCCATGCAGGAACCGTTGAATTTTTATATGACGTCGATGATGGTAAATTCTATTTTATCGAAGTTAATCCACGAATTCAGGTAGAACACACGGTTACTGAAGAAGTGACCGGGATTGATATTGTTAAAGCGCAAATTCGCATTACTGAAGGTTATCAAATCGGTGATGAGAAAAGTTATGTGCCTACGCAGCAAAATATTCATCTTCAAGGCCATGCTTTACAATGTCGTGTTACAACTGAGAATCCTGAAAATCACTTTACGCCAGATTATGGCCGGATTTCGGTCTATCGTAGTGCTTCTGGTAGTGGGATTCGTTTAGATGCTGGAACGGCTTATACTGGTGCGGTTATATCACCATATTATGATTCACTATTAGTAAAGGTGACATCAAGAGGGCGTAGCGTTGAAGAGGCCACCTCAACAATGGTTCGAGCTTTACGTGAATTTAGAATTAGAGGATTATCAAGTAATTTACTATTTTTGCAAAATGTTATTTTGCATCCCTCTTTTAATAAAGGTGATTACACTACGCGTTTTATTGATACAACACCGGAACTGTTTAAGTTTGAAAAACCACAAGATAGAGCGACTAAACTATTAGAGTTTTTCGGTGAAGTTGCTGTAAATGGTAATCCCGAAATGAAAGGGCGAGAAATCCCGAAATTACCATTAAGTATGCCAATACTACCGAATTTTAAATTGGGTTATGAGATTCCGAAAGGATCAAAAGATCGTTTACAACAACTCGGTATAAATGGCTTTATTGAGTGGATGAAGAATACTCCACAAGCTTTAATCACTGATACTTCGATGCGTGATGCGCATCAATCTCTGTTTGCAACACGTATGCGTACTCATGATATGCTCGAAATTGCCCCTTATTATGCGCGTATGCTACCAGAGCTTTTTTCATTAGAGTGTTGGGGTGGTGCTACTTTTGATACCGCGATGCGTTTTCTAAAAGAGGATCCATGGGAACGTTTGATTCAGCTCCGAAAAGCGGTACCAAATATTTTATTACAAATGTTATTACGATCTTCTAATGCTGTTGGGTATACTAATTATGCCGATAATGTTGTGAAGTTTTTTGTTAAACAAGCAGCCGATAATGGTATTGATCTGTTCAGGGTCTTTGACTCCTTAAACTGGGTCGATAATATGCGCGTAGCCATTGATGCAGTGCTTGACTCTGGTAAATTATGTGAAGGTACGATTTGTTATACAGGTGACTTACTCGATACTAAACGTTCAAAATATGATTTAAATTATTATATAAAATTGGCGAAACAGCTTGAAAAATCAGGCGTACATATTTTAGGTATTAAAGATATGGCTGGCGTCTGTCGACCAGAAGCTGCACGTACTTTAGTTAAAGCGCTTAAGCAAGAAGTTGGTATGCCAATTCACTTCCATACTCATGATACGAGTGGTATCTCTGCGGCATCAGTATTAGCTGCTTTAGATTCAGGCTGTGATGCGATTGATGCGGCGATGGATGCCTTAAGTGGAATGACTTCACAACCAAATTTAGGTTCAATAGTGGCGGCGCTAGAACATACACCACGAGATCCAGGATTAAATCGTGAGTCGTTATTACAAATATCTAACTACTGGGAAGGTGTTAGGGCGCTTTATAAACCATTTGATGTCAATATTGCTGGAACTTCGGATGTTTATAATCATGAGATGCCAGGCGGTCAATATACCAATTTAAGAGAACAAGCTCGAGCTATGGGATTAGCTGATCGTTGGCCAGAAGTATCAAGAGCTTACCGCGATGTGAATACATTATTTGGTGATATTGTTAAAGTGACTCCAACGTCTAAAGTGGTTGGTGATCTTGCGATTTATATGGTCGTGAATAATTTAACCATCGAAGATGTTGCAAATCCTGATTATGAAATTGATTTTCCTGCTTCTGTCGTTTCAATGATGAAAGGTGAACTTGGTTTCCCTCCTGATGGTTTCCCATCAGCAATTCAACAACGAATTCTAAAAGGCGAAGAGCCAATTAAGGGGCGTGTTGGTCAGTTTTTACCGCCGGTTGATCTTGAAAAAACCAGAGCTGAATTAGCTAAGTTATGTAATAAACCATTAGATGAAATTGATGATAAGGAGCTTGCTGCCTATTTGATGTATCCGAAAGTTTATTTAGATTACCAAGCTTATGTTGAAAAATATAGTGATGTATCAAAAATTCCAACAGCTAATTTCTTCTATGGTTTACAAAATCAGGAAGAGGTGAACATTGAGATTGAAAAAGGCAAAGTGATTGTTATTAGTCGAACGGGTCGAGCTGAAAATGATGATAGTGGTTTGGCAAAAATTTTCTTTGAAATGAATGGTCAGCCAAGAACTATCGCGGTAGCTGAAGCAGGGAAAGAGCAAAAATCAAACCAAAAACGTATAGCCGAGAGCGGTAATCCTAAACATATTTCAGCTCCGATGCCGGGTATGATTGCGCTGCTATTAGTTAAATCAGGACAAAAAGTAACTAAAGGTGAGGCGATCTTATCTATTGAAGCGATGAAGATGGAAACGACGATTACAGCGGAGTGTGATGGGGTTGTTAAAAACGTTTATGTGAAACCAGGTAGCGTGATTGAAACCAATGATTTATTAGTTGAATTAGCTTAA
- a CDS encoding mechanosensitive ion channel: MQSYLQQLFLQYGLPHAELLSILTIAVAILFIAIILFFIVQRIGIKRLEKRMSGGQNLINLIIRYKVLRNTMLTVEAIAIIILAQLWFNQDLFIAKAINMLAVLVSLIFGTSAFFGVLDIIQFKLMRNETTRRIPIRGFVQGIKIIITILIGIIIISILIGKSPSLIISGLGAMTAILMLVFKDPIMGFVAGIQLSANNMLSVGDWLQMDKYNADGEVIDITLTTVKVQNWDKTVVLIPASSLISDAFINWQGMIDSGGRQIKRSVYVDMTSVHFLSDKEFNHLASIKLINPYLQNKKAEITEYNQVNHSDDLSKINGRHLTNLGVFRIYLETYLKKNNNIHKDMTIMVRQLAPTDHGIPIEIYAFTKTTAWLEFENIQADIFDHLFAIIPEFGLRIHQLPSGYDLRMLSHSTSNS; encoded by the coding sequence ATGCAGTCTTATTTACAACAACTATTTTTACAATATGGTCTTCCTCATGCAGAACTGCTATCGATATTGACGATTGCGGTAGCGATACTCTTTATTGCGATAATTTTATTTTTTATTGTACAGCGAATCGGTATTAAGCGATTAGAAAAGCGTATGAGCGGTGGGCAAAATCTGATTAATTTAATAATTAGATATAAAGTATTACGTAATACCATGCTTACCGTAGAAGCTATCGCTATTATTATTTTAGCGCAACTCTGGTTTAACCAAGATTTATTTATTGCTAAAGCTATCAATATGTTGGCTGTTTTAGTGAGCTTAATTTTTGGTACATCGGCATTTTTTGGTGTATTAGATATCATTCAATTTAAATTGATGAGAAATGAAACAACACGCCGAATACCGATTCGTGGATTTGTGCAAGGTATCAAAATTATCATTACTATTTTGATCGGTATCATTATTATCTCTATTCTTATTGGCAAGTCTCCTAGTTTAATTATTAGTGGACTCGGCGCAATGACCGCTATTTTAATGTTAGTGTTTAAAGATCCAATTATGGGATTTGTTGCTGGTATACAATTATCCGCTAATAATATGTTGAGCGTCGGTGATTGGTTACAAATGGACAAATATAATGCTGATGGTGAGGTCATTGATATTACGTTAACGACAGTAAAAGTTCAGAACTGGGATAAAACCGTAGTATTGATTCCGGCTTCCTCATTAATTTCAGATGCCTTTATTAACTGGCAGGGCATGATTGATTCAGGTGGTCGGCAGATTAAACGTAGTGTCTATGTTGATATGACGAGTGTACATTTTTTAAGTGATAAAGAGTTTAACCATCTTGCTAGTATAAAACTCATTAATCCGTATTTGCAGAATAAAAAAGCTGAAATTACTGAATACAATCAGGTTAATCATAGCGATGATCTCTCGAAAATAAATGGCAGACACTTAACTAATTTAGGGGTATTTAGAATTTACTTAGAAACATATCTTAAGAAAAATAATAATATCCATAAAGATATGACGATTATGGTTCGTCAGCTGGCACCAACGGATCACGGAATACCAATAGAAATTTATGCTTTTACAAAAACAACGGCTTGGTTAGAGTTTGAAAATATCCAAGCAGATATTTTTGATCATCTATTTGCGATTATTCCTGAATTCGGATTGAGAATTCATCAATTACCGAGTGGTTATGATCTACGTATGCTAAGTCATTCGACGAGTAATAGTTAA
- the proP gene encoding glycine betaine/L-proline transporter ProP has translation MKKLSRKKKKPLNINDITIIDDGKLKKAITAAALGNAMEWFDFGVYGFLAYVLGQVFFPNASPSIQMIAALATFSVPFLIRPLGGVVFGLLGDKFGRQKVLSTTIIIMALSTFSIGLIPSYATIGIWAPILLLVAKLLQGFSVGGEYSGAAVFIAEYSPDRKRGFMGSWLDFGSIAGFLLGAGIVVLLSSLLGDTRFHEWGWRIPFFLALPLGIIGLYLRHALEETPAFQQHMENENKEELESNRQSLKEIISKYGRSILICTGLVIVTNVTYYMLLTYMPSYLSHNLNYNIDHGVLIIIAIMVGMLFVQPVIGLLSDKVGRRPFIIGGSIGLILLAYPAFLMINSNIIGFIFLGLLILAILLNCFIGVMASILPAIFPTKVRYSALAISFNISVLVAGITPTAAAWLVEETGNLYMPAYYLIAVAIIGLITGIKMKETANKPLKGALPAASDRLEAKEILSQHFDNIEQRIEDIDAEISRLQKKRQDLIDQHPVIN, from the coding sequence TTGAAAAAACTATCGAGAAAGAAGAAAAAACCGTTAAATATTAACGATATTACAATCATTGATGATGGTAAATTGAAAAAAGCCATTACTGCTGCAGCATTAGGTAATGCAATGGAGTGGTTTGATTTCGGGGTATACGGTTTCCTAGCATATGTATTAGGGCAAGTGTTCTTCCCTAATGCATCACCAAGTATTCAGATGATTGCTGCATTAGCAACATTCTCCGTGCCATTTTTAATTCGCCCGTTAGGTGGTGTGGTCTTTGGTTTATTAGGGGATAAATTCGGTCGTCAAAAAGTATTATCGACAACGATTATTATCATGGCATTAAGTACCTTTAGTATTGGTCTGATCCCATCTTATGCCACAATCGGTATCTGGGCACCAATTTTACTTCTGGTTGCAAAATTATTACAAGGTTTCTCTGTAGGTGGCGAATATTCGGGAGCAGCCGTCTTTATTGCCGAATATTCACCAGATAGAAAACGTGGATTTATGGGAAGCTGGTTAGACTTTGGTTCTATTGCTGGATTCTTATTAGGTGCCGGTATTGTTGTACTTCTCTCTTCTCTATTAGGTGATACTCGTTTTCATGAATGGGGATGGCGTATTCCATTTTTCCTTGCCTTACCATTAGGTATTATTGGTTTATATTTACGTCATGCTTTAGAAGAAACTCCTGCGTTCCAGCAACACATGGAAAATGAAAATAAGGAAGAGTTAGAAAGTAATCGACAATCTTTAAAAGAGATTATTAGTAAATATGGTCGAAGTATCTTGATTTGTACTGGGCTGGTTATCGTAACTAATGTTACTTATTATATGTTATTAACTTATATGCCGAGTTATTTATCACATAACCTTAATTATAATATTGATCACGGTGTGTTAATTATTATCGCGATTATGGTTGGAATGCTATTTGTACAACCTGTTATTGGTTTACTCAGTGATAAAGTTGGTCGTAGACCATTTATTATAGGTGGTAGTATTGGATTAATTTTATTAGCTTATCCTGCATTTTTAATGATCAATAGTAATATTATCGGCTTTATCTTTTTAGGTTTACTGATTTTAGCGATATTACTTAACTGTTTCATTGGTGTTATGGCTTCGATTTTACCTGCTATTTTCCCAACGAAAGTCCGTTATAGTGCGTTAGCTATCTCGTTTAATATTTCAGTTCTTGTTGCCGGGATAACACCGACTGCGGCGGCTTGGTTAGTGGAAGAAACAGGTAATCTTTATATGCCAGCCTACTATTTAATCGCGGTTGCAATTATTGGTTTAATCACTGGTATTAAAATGAAAGAAACGGCTAATAAACCATTAAAAGGTGCTCTGCCTGCTGCATCAGATCGCTTGGAAGCGAAAGAGATATTATCACAACATTTTGATAATATTGAGCAGCGTATTGAAGATATTGATGCCGAGATCTCTCGTCTACAAAAGAAACGTCAAGATCTAATTGATCAGCATCCTGTAATCAATTAA
- a CDS encoding metallophosphoesterase → MFDIIGDIHGQATKLIYLLNKLGYKKTSSGFFHPDYKAIFVGDLIDRGPYQLETLQIVKEMVDNQNAHVVMGNHEFNAIGWFTPNLSEEGAFLRSHNSTHHKQHKVFLAAVGENTPLHHYWVEWFKSLPLFLELDDIRIIHACWDNQTIMQIAPYLDANNCLKAQSIQSAFNPSDALFDYCEVLLKGKEITLPSGVYYHDKEGTKRHRSRIKWWLQEVNTFNELCLLPDSEQIDQLNRKIDINLQPYQENKPVFIGHYWLTGKPVLQTIKVACVDYSAAVGNAKLVAYRWQGENELTAEHFIY, encoded by the coding sequence ATGTTTGATATTATTGGTGATATTCATGGACAGGCAACTAAGTTAATATATTTATTAAATAAATTGGGTTATAAAAAAACCAGTAGTGGCTTTTTTCATCCTGATTATAAAGCGATTTTTGTTGGCGACTTAATTGATCGTGGTCCATATCAATTGGAAACGCTACAAATTGTTAAAGAGATGGTCGATAATCAAAATGCTCATGTTGTAATGGGGAACCATGAGTTTAATGCGATTGGTTGGTTTACGCCAAATTTAAGTGAAGAGGGGGCTTTTTTACGTTCGCACAATTCAACTCATCATAAACAGCATAAGGTTTTTTTAGCAGCCGTTGGTGAAAATACACCATTACACCATTATTGGGTTGAATGGTTTAAATCATTACCACTGTTTTTAGAACTTGATGATATTCGTATTATCCATGCTTGTTGGGATAACCAAACCATTATGCAAATTGCGCCTTATTTAGATGCGAATAACTGTCTAAAAGCGCAATCGATTCAATCAGCCTTTAATCCTTCAGATGCCCTTTTTGACTATTGTGAAGTGCTATTAAAAGGTAAAGAAATTACCTTGCCGTCTGGTGTTTATTATCATGATAAAGAGGGCACAAAGCGACATCGTTCTCGTATCAAGTGGTGGTTACAAGAGGTTAATACGTTTAATGAGTTGTGTTTACTACCAGATAGTGAACAGATTGATCAGCTTAATCGTAAGATTGATATTAATTTACAGCCTTATCAGGAAAATAAACCAGTATTTATTGGTCACTATTGGTTAACAGGAAAACCGGTGTTACAAACTATAAAAGTAGCTTGTGTCGATTATTCTGCAGCAGTGGGTAATGCTAAATTAGTTGCTTATCGTTGGCAGGGGGAAAATGAACTTACTGCTGAACATTTTATCTATTAA
- a CDS encoding glycoside hydrolase family 32 protein, translating into MMKQNEKYLKATLGVEKLSLSLNSRFYPELHFAAPAGWINDPNGLIYFNDKYHLFYQHYPYSGYRGPMHWGHAISDDLLHWQHLPVALVPGEKDDVHGVYSGSAIEHNDNMVLFYTGHKVVESSDNHCIIKQVQMMATSRDGLNFEKLGVIITPPPHIQHFRDPKVWRDGDIWKMVVGVSEHGIGQVWLYTSTDLVNWQFKQVLLKAKENQGWMWECPDFFQLGDKWVLVVSPMGMAADGFAYNNHFQVGYFVGRMENDQYIVERDFTELDNGLDLYAPQTYAGITDRRIMLSWFSMPESKIPEQEDHWSTCLTFPREITLSENNQLIQKPIAEISQLRKSLTQLEQLSLNDNQLILPVNGKQCELFIEIDLLNTQAERAGVLLAYDPQTHKGVRLYIDKQSKRLYLDRSSTGFGPNGIRSIALPDGEKLSLRILTDKSSCEVFVNGGLSTLSARIYPNYSANHIALYAENGLAKFSGVRCWQLQSIWIKPFPNM; encoded by the coding sequence ATGATGAAACAAAATGAAAAATATTTAAAAGCAACATTAGGTGTAGAAAAATTAAGTCTTTCGCTCAATTCTCGATTTTATCCAGAACTTCATTTTGCAGCACCTGCCGGCTGGATAAATGATCCTAACGGTCTTATCTATTTTAATGATAAATACCATCTATTCTATCAACACTATCCATATAGTGGTTACCGAGGTCCTATGCATTGGGGACATGCAATTAGTGACGATTTGCTACACTGGCAACATTTACCTGTCGCACTTGTACCTGGGGAAAAAGATGATGTGCATGGTGTCTATTCCGGTTCAGCGATTGAACATAACGATAATATGGTACTATTTTATACAGGCCACAAAGTTGTCGAATCGAGTGATAATCACTGCATAATTAAACAAGTACAGATGATGGCAACTAGCCGTGATGGACTTAATTTTGAGAAACTGGGCGTTATTATTACTCCACCACCTCATATTCAACATTTTAGAGATCCCAAAGTATGGCGAGATGGTGATATATGGAAAATGGTTGTCGGTGTAAGCGAACACGGTATAGGTCAAGTATGGCTATATACCTCTACCGATTTAGTAAATTGGCAATTTAAACAGGTATTGCTAAAAGCAAAAGAGAACCAAGGTTGGATGTGGGAGTGTCCTGACTTTTTCCAATTAGGTGATAAATGGGTATTAGTAGTATCACCAATGGGAATGGCTGCTGATGGCTTTGCTTATAATAATCACTTTCAAGTCGGCTACTTTGTTGGAAGAATGGAAAATGACCAGTATATTGTCGAACGCGATTTTACAGAGTTAGATAATGGCTTAGACCTTTATGCGCCACAAACTTACGCGGGAATCACCGATAGACGAATTATGCTAAGTTGGTTCTCAATGCCGGAAAGTAAAATTCCAGAACAAGAAGATCACTGGTCAACATGTTTAACATTTCCAAGAGAAATTACACTAAGTGAGAACAATCAACTAATTCAAAAACCAATTGCGGAAATCAGCCAATTAAGAAAATCGCTCACACAGCTTGAACAACTATCATTAAATGACAATCAGCTGATTCTCCCTGTTAATGGTAAGCAATGCGAATTATTTATTGAAATAGATCTATTAAATACTCAAGCTGAACGCGCTGGAGTTTTACTCGCCTATGATCCACAAACACATAAAGGCGTGAGACTTTATATCGATAAACAATCAAAACGTCTCTATCTAGATCGCTCTTCCACTGGATTTGGTCCAAATGGTATACGTAGTATCGCCTTACCTGATGGAGAAAAACTATCGCTCAGAATTCTGACTGATAAATCTAGCTGTGAAGTGTTTGTTAATGGTGGACTATCGACACTATCAGCAAGAATTTATCCAAATTATTCAGCTAACCACATTGCCCTATATGCAGAAAATGGTTTAGCAAAATTTTCTGGAGTTCGTTGTTGGCAGTTACAAAGTATTTGGATTAAACCATTTCCAAATATGTAA
- a CDS encoding oligosaccharide MFS transporter, with product MKISLPFSNKNYVFSSSYLFFFFAAWSLWWSFYAIWLKNNIGVTGSDLGTIYSINQFTSITFMIIYGVIQDKLGIRKHLMWVISIILIATGPFLIYVYEPLLKSNFIVGVILGSVLFSLGYLSACGLIDSYVEKISRKFGFEYGQARLWGCLGYAAAAAIGGLFFSINPHFNFWAVSLVGILFFITNICYKPAKALKRKEVQDKSDSYNSITLNDFVIIFKNPKFWGLVVFILGTWSFYNIYDQQLFPVFFANLFSDPKVGASVYGQLNSVQVILEALGMACIPLLINRIGPKYSLLLGGIIMTCRILGSAVFEDVYIISFIKMLHAIEVPLFVISIFKYNAANFDKRLSATLFLVGFQIATSVGIIILSIPIGMLFDKVGYHTIFFIISCIVIISLAIGLFTLSDKKPTIH from the coding sequence ATGAAAATATCTCTTCCTTTTAGTAATAAAAACTATGTGTTCTCTTCGTCATATCTGTTTTTCTTTTTTGCGGCTTGGTCACTTTGGTGGTCATTTTATGCAATCTGGTTAAAAAATAATATTGGTGTTACAGGTTCAGATCTCGGCACAATTTATTCGATTAATCAGTTTACCAGTATTACATTTATGATTATCTATGGAGTTATCCAAGATAAATTAGGTATTCGTAAACATTTGATGTGGGTTATTAGTATTATTCTCATTGCTACAGGCCCTTTTCTCATCTATGTCTATGAACCCTTATTAAAAAGTAATTTTATAGTTGGTGTTATACTCGGTTCAGTACTATTTTCTCTGGGCTATTTATCAGCTTGTGGGTTAATTGATAGTTATGTCGAAAAAATCAGCCGAAAATTTGGTTTTGAATATGGGCAAGCACGTTTATGGGGCTGTTTAGGTTATGCGGCAGCTGCTGCAATTGGTGGTCTATTTTTTAGTATCAATCCTCACTTCAATTTTTGGGCGGTCTCACTTGTTGGGATTCTCTTTTTTATTACGAATATTTGCTATAAACCCGCTAAAGCGCTAAAACGCAAAGAAGTTCAAGATAAAAGTGATAGCTACAATTCAATTACCCTAAATGACTTTGTCATCATCTTTAAAAATCCTAAATTTTGGGGATTAGTGGTATTCATTTTAGGAACTTGGTCATTTTATAATATTTATGATCAACAGCTATTTCCGGTCTTTTTTGCTAATTTATTTAGTGATCCTAAAGTCGGAGCCAGTGTTTATGGGCAATTAAATTCAGTACAGGTAATATTAGAAGCGCTAGGTATGGCTTGTATTCCACTATTAATTAATCGCATTGGTCCTAAATATTCACTACTATTAGGCGGCATTATTATGACATGTCGTATTCTAGGTTCTGCTGTTTTTGAAGATGTTTACATTATTTCATTCATTAAAATGCTACATGCCATTGAAGTACCTCTGTTCGTTATTTCAATCTTTAAATATAATGCTGCGAATTTTGATAAGCGTTTATCTGCAACCCTATTCTTAGTTGGTTTCCAGATTGCAACCTCTGTTGGTATTATCATTCTATCAATTCCAATTGGAATGCTATTTGATAAAGTGGGTTATCACACTATTTTCTTTATTATTTCCTGTATCGTTATTATTTCACTAGCGATAGGACTATTTACTTTAAGCGATAAAAAACCGACGATTCATTAA